A stretch of Microbaculum marinisediminis DNA encodes these proteins:
- a CDS encoding CBS domain-containing protein has translation MTVAVILTRKGRDVVTTGPDSRVSDVCDLLETKGIGAVVISHDGSRVDGIFSERDFVRAVARQGSAALERPVRDYMTKAVVTCEPEDLVANVMRKMTEGKFRHLPVIEDGRLAGVISIGDVVKHRIAEAEAEAMAMREYITA, from the coding sequence ATGACCGTAGCCGTAATACTCACCCGCAAGGGGCGCGACGTCGTCACGACCGGCCCAGACAGCCGCGTGTCGGACGTTTGCGATCTTCTGGAGACGAAGGGGATCGGGGCCGTCGTCATCAGCCATGACGGCAGCCGGGTAGACGGAATCTTTTCCGAGCGCGATTTCGTGCGCGCCGTCGCGCGCCAGGGATCGGCAGCGCTCGAGCGCCCGGTGCGCGACTACATGACCAAGGCGGTCGTCACCTGCGAACCCGAAGACCTGGTCGCGAACGTGATGCGCAAGATGACCGAGGGCAAGTTTCGCCACCTGCCCGTTATCGAGGACGGCCGGCTGGCCGGCGTCATCTCGATCGGCGACGTGGTGAAGCACCGTATCGCCGAAGCCGAAGCCGAGGCGATGGCGATGCGCGAGTACATCACCGCCTGA
- a CDS encoding patatin-like phospholipase family protein translates to MSTVDKPTEDGPRPARPGRPTIGIALGGGAARGWSHIGVLRTLEAAGYAPDIIAGTSIGAVVGGCYAAGKLDGLEDFALSLNRRRMFGLMDFNLGGSGLITGTRLSDLLERQFGDTRTESLSRKFCAIATELNTGHEIWLSQGSLVDAMRASYALPGVFRPVKLANRWLIDGALVNPVPVSVCRAMGARLVIAVNLHADVFGRGTIQPYWDEARDDNGAEPMAPPPRSAGRMVRRQMFGHRDGAPGISSVMIDAFNITQDRIARARLGGDPPDVTVAPRMRKIGLFEFHRAREAIAGGIEAAERALEEIAEAVDTLGRAERA, encoded by the coding sequence GTGTCGACGGTCGACAAGCCGACGGAAGACGGACCGCGTCCGGCAAGGCCCGGCCGCCCGACGATCGGCATCGCCCTGGGCGGCGGCGCGGCGCGCGGCTGGTCGCATATCGGCGTGCTGCGCACCCTGGAGGCGGCCGGCTACGCCCCCGACATCATCGCCGGAACCTCGATCGGCGCCGTCGTCGGCGGCTGCTATGCCGCCGGCAAGCTCGACGGCCTCGAGGACTTCGCCCTCAGCCTCAACCGCCGGCGCATGTTCGGGCTGATGGACTTCAATCTCGGCGGCTCCGGCCTGATCACCGGCACCCGCCTCAGCGATCTGCTCGAAAGGCAGTTCGGCGACACCCGCACGGAGTCGCTGTCGCGGAAGTTCTGCGCCATCGCCACCGAGCTCAACACCGGCCACGAGATCTGGCTGTCGCAGGGCAGCCTGGTCGATGCGATGCGCGCCTCCTACGCGCTGCCGGGCGTGTTCCGGCCGGTGAAGCTCGCCAACCGCTGGCTGATCGACGGCGCGCTGGTCAATCCGGTCCCGGTCTCCGTCTGCCGCGCCATGGGCGCGCGGCTGGTGATCGCGGTCAACCTGCACGCCGACGTCTTCGGGCGCGGAACCATCCAGCCCTACTGGGACGAGGCCCGCGACGACAACGGTGCCGAGCCGATGGCGCCGCCGCCCCGGTCGGCCGGGCGCATGGTGCGCCGCCAGATGTTCGGCCACCGCGACGGCGCGCCGGGCATTTCCTCGGTCATGATCGATGCCTTCAACATCACCCAGGACCGCATCGCCCGCGCCCGCCTGGGCGGCGATCCGCCCGACGTCACCGTCGCCCCGCGCATGCGCAAGATCGGCCTGTTCGAGTTCCACCGCGCCCGCGAGGCGATCGCGGGCGGTATCGAGGCGGCCGAACGCGCATTGGAAGAGATCGCCGAAGCGGTCGATACGCTCGGGCGGGCCGAAAGGGCCTGA